In a genomic window of Candidatus Saccharimonadales bacterium:
- the mnmA gene encoding tRNA 2-thiouridine(34) synthase MnmA: MANIYVGMSGGVDSSLTAALLVEQGHDVTGVYMKNWTEDLPGMKCPWADDLADAKRVAVQLGIDFKVFDFENEYKHKVVDYMIEEYKLGRTPNPDIMCNQEVKFKLFLDAALEDGADMIATGHYARVENGVLKMAEDTNKDQTYFLYRVTGKALEKTLFPLGEFTKPTVRKMAEERRLFTAGKKDSQGICFVGKVGIRDFLSQYVEQTPGSIIDKKTGKTIGHHDGAIFYTLGQRHGLDVGGGLPYYVVGKSMEKNEIYVTTDLNDDTLWKNSINLASVHWINEAPNDGEYMIRVRHRAKLIRAHIKTTSDNEAILELTEPERAVAAGQSVVIYNNDICLGGGIIV; the protein is encoded by the coding sequence ATGGCTAACATTTACGTTGGCATGAGCGGCGGAGTTGACAGTAGTCTGACTGCCGCGCTTTTGGTTGAGCAAGGCCATGACGTGACTGGTGTGTATATGAAAAACTGGACAGAAGATTTGCCTGGTATGAAGTGTCCGTGGGCGGATGATCTAGCTGATGCGAAGCGTGTCGCCGTGCAGCTAGGAATTGATTTTAAAGTTTTTGATTTTGAAAACGAATACAAACACAAAGTCGTTGACTACATGATCGAAGAATACAAATTAGGCCGTACGCCTAATCCAGATATTATGTGTAACCAAGAAGTGAAATTTAAGCTATTTTTGGATGCTGCGCTAGAAGACGGTGCTGACATGATTGCCACCGGACACTATGCGCGAGTAGAAAATGGCGTGTTGAAAATGGCCGAGGACACCAACAAGGATCAGACATACTTTTTGTATCGTGTGACAGGCAAAGCACTTGAAAAAACGCTCTTTCCGCTTGGTGAATTTACCAAACCTACTGTACGCAAAATGGCCGAAGAACGCAGGTTATTTACGGCTGGTAAAAAAGACAGCCAGGGAATTTGTTTTGTTGGTAAAGTTGGCATCCGGGATTTCCTTAGCCAGTATGTTGAACAAACACCAGGTTCGATTATTGATAAAAAAACCGGAAAAACAATTGGTCATCACGATGGTGCGATATTCTATACGCTTGGCCAGCGCCATGGGTTGGATGTTGGCGGCGGTTTGCCGTACTACGTTGTGGGTAAAAGCATGGAAAAAAATGAAATCTATGTCACGACTGATCTGAATGATGACACGCTTTGGAAAAATTCAATTAACCTAGCATCCGTTCATTGGATCAATGAAGCACCAAACGACGGTGAGTATATGATTCGCGTACGTCACCGCGCTAAATTAATTCGTGCGCATATAAAAACAACCTCGGATAATGAGGCGATACTTGAACTTACCGAGCCTGAACGAGCGGTTGCCGCAGGGCAATCTGTTGTTATCTACAATAATGACATCTGTCTAG